TCTCGTCGGTCGGCTTGACTCGCTTCCCGTCCTTGTAAATCTCGGGGGCATCTGGTGCGATCCCAAACGTCCCGTAAACATTTCGATCCGAGATCTCAACCGTTTCGATGTTGTTTTTCGCCAATTGGTCAAGAAAAAAGCTAATCGGGATTTCTTGAGGATCGGAGCCGCGATTCAAGAACAGCATCGCAATCAGGGCAGCGACGACCACCGCAATCAAGAATGAATTGTTCCCTCGCTTCGGCTCGGTTGAATCGGTTTTTCCTGGCTCTTTCTGGTCGGACCTATTATCCATTACGTTCCTTTTTCCGTTGTCTGTTTTAGAGTTGTCTGGTACAGACAAACTGGCTTTTCAATCGTTTGGCGGTAGTTTTATTTGGCAGTAGTTTTAGCGGTATTCGTGTTTGGTCGCGAGCGGATGAAGACCGCTTAAATCATGCCAAACGCGAATCTGCGAGTCAGCAATTCATCCTCTCAGCAGTAGTTTAGCCAATTAGCAAGCGATTCGTCACGCCCAAGAAATCGGTCGCAGTGAAAGATTGTATCGGTAAAGTGGGGAAATGCCTAACCGGCAGGACCGAGGAGTTTTCGTAGAAGGGTGGTGTTCGCAAGATTAACGCTCGACCTGGCCGACGTGACAACCTGATACCTTCCCCTAAAAGGATGGAATTCGGGCTGCTCGAAACAAGACTCTTCGCTGTGACCCTTCGCTGTGGTAAGCGGCTATCGAGGAGCTCGACTTCCCCTTTACGCCGCCGAACGCCTGGCCACGTTGCCGTTTTTGCAATTTGCCTTAAACTGCTTCGGAACGATTTCGATATTTTTTGCACAAATTTTGGATACCCACGTTTTGTCAACTCCATCGACACATCAAGTAAATGACAGCTCAGCGATTTTACGTTCGGCGGGAAACCGTAGTAGGGAAGCCTTTGAGCGCGCGTGCCGTTTAATGCCTGGCGGGGTTAACAGCCCTGCGCGGGCATTTGGTGCCGTCGGAGGTTCGCCGCTGTTCATCGAACATGCAAAAGGCCCCTACTTGTTCGATATCGATGGCCGCCGCTACATCGACTACATCGGCTCTTGGGGGCCGATGATTCTCGGCCATGCTCATGCAGAAGTGATCGATGCGATCACCAAAGCAGCGGAAAAAGGAACAAGCTATGGTGCCCCGACGGAAGCCGAATCGAGGTTGGCAGAACAGATTATCGAGGCGGTTCCCAGTATCGAACGGGTGCGATTGGTCAACAGCGGAACCGAAGCGACGATGAGTGCGATTCGTGTCGCGCGAGGCGCAACGGGCCGCGAAAAGATTATCAAATTCTCAGGAAATTACCACGGTCATGTCGACAGTCTCCTGGTGGCCGCTGGAAGTGCCGCGGCAACCCTCGGAGCCCCCGATTCACCGGGTGTGACCAAAGGCGCCGTACACGATACGATCGTTTTGTCGTACAACAACGTTGATGAATTACGAGCCGCATTCGACCAGTACGATCGCGAAATCGCGGCGGTCATCTTGGAACCAGTGGTCGGAAACATGGGCTGTGTGCCCGCGAGTAAAGAGTTCTTGGTCTCGCTGCGCGAGCTCACGGAAAAGTCGGGAACCGTTTTGATTTTTGACGAAGTGATGACCGGTTTCCGCTTGGCTTATGGAGGTGCTCAAGAACGATTTGGAATCACTCCCGACATGACCACGCTTGGAAAAATCGTCGGTGGCGGCATGCCGCTCGGTGCCTATGGTGGTCGTGCATCGATTATGGAGCAAGTCTTGCCGGCTGGAAAGATTTTCCAGGCAGGAACCTTGAGCGGCAACCCTGTTGCCGTTGCCGCCGGTAGCGCGACGCTCAAAATCCTGAAAGAGAATCCGCCCTATGAGCAATTGGAGCAACGGGGCGAGCAATTGGCGACGGGGTTGGCGAAAGCAGCCACCGATGCTGGCGTCACTCACCAAGTACAACGGGTCGGCAGCATGATGACGCTGTTCTTCCATTCCCAGCCGGTCCGGTGCTGGGCTGACGCCGACCAATCGAACCGCGAACAGTTTGCCAACTATTTCTGGGGGATGATGGGCAAGGGCGTCTACATGCCGTGTAGCCAATTCGAAGCTTTGTTCTTCAGCCAAACTCACACCAAAGCATTGATCCAAGAAACGATCGATGCAGCATGCGAAGTGCTTAAGCACCCCTGCTTTCAATGAATCGGCGCTTCCAATATTCCGCATTCCACGCTGTTGACGAGACGATCTCTAACACAATCGATCTCTAACACAATCGATCTCTAACACAATCGACCTCTAACACAATCGACACGACCGGATCCAACTTCTCGGAAGCCCCCTGCCCCCCTAAACCTCACCTGAACGGTCGATGCGGAATAATCGGCAATCTTTGCCAACTTTGCCGGACGGGAACAACCGGACCGGGGCTACGGCAGCTGCCTGCACGAAGTCGATGAATCGCCCATGAACACCGATCGACCAATTGAAATTGGTTCGATCACGTCATTGGCCCATCTTACTAGACCGTTTGAATATGTCGCCTACTCCGACTTCGAATGTCGAAACGCTTGAACCTGGACAACTTCTTCTCGATTTGGAACGTCGGCAGGATGACGTACTACTACAACTCGACGCACTCGATGCCCAACTAAACGAAGTGCTAAAAGGGCTTGGGGTGACGATGGAAGAGGAAGTCGACCAAGACTTGGCTTAGAGGTTTGCGTTGCAGGCATCGAGATACTTGAGCTGCTGATACAGCATTTCGACACGTGGCATTTCGTGCCCGAAAGTTTGGGCGACCCTTAGCGGATTGCCTAAGATCGCCTCGACTTCCATTGGCCGCTTGTTCAGATAGTCAAGCCTCATGCTACTATCGTAAGGTTTCATTTTCCGCGTGTTCTCGAGCGTGATTTCGATTGCCGCATCGGGTACTTCGACACCGCACGCTGCGGCAGCGGCATGCACTTCGCGGATGATCGCATCCGACAATTGGCACGCTTCGACATTATCCATCAAACTCTTGGTCGACGCATTCAGGACAACGGACAGACCGTTGAACGGAATGTTCCACATTAGTTTGCGCC
The DNA window shown above is from Novipirellula aureliae and carries:
- the hemL gene encoding glutamate-1-semialdehyde 2,1-aminomutase produces the protein MSTPSTHQVNDSSAILRSAGNRSREAFERACRLMPGGVNSPARAFGAVGGSPLFIEHAKGPYLFDIDGRRYIDYIGSWGPMILGHAHAEVIDAITKAAEKGTSYGAPTEAESRLAEQIIEAVPSIERVRLVNSGTEATMSAIRVARGATGREKIIKFSGNYHGHVDSLLVAAGSAAATLGAPDSPGVTKGAVHDTIVLSYNNVDELRAAFDQYDREIAAVILEPVVGNMGCVPASKEFLVSLRELTEKSGTVLIFDEVMTGFRLAYGGAQERFGITPDMTTLGKIVGGGMPLGAYGGRASIMEQVLPAGKIFQAGTLSGNPVAVAAGSATLKILKENPPYEQLEQRGEQLATGLAKAATDAGVTHQVQRVGSMMTLFFHSQPVRCWADADQSNREQFANYFWGMMGKGVYMPCSQFEALFFSQTHTKALIQETIDAACEVLKHPCFQ